aaccTTCTTTGTAAACGATTACAAATTTTTACCAACAATTAGATTCGATATTTTTCTCATGTTGATAGATCTCTCACCTATACTTCTAGATCGACCATCATTATCATCTttgaagacatgattttttCTGGTTCGACCATCACCAACGGCTGGTCAGACATTTTGACCGAAAGTCATACTTTGGAGTCTTTGAAAATAGATAACTGTGACAGAAATAATTTATACACTCCACGTTTTATCTGTTTGTACCGgaaaagattttaaatttcttATACTTAAGCTAATTGACCTTTTTTTAAATCTGTTTCGGCCAGCTTCATACAAATCTCTTTGAGAGATTGTTGTGTCATATATGGATATCTcgaagaaacagagaaaaaagaGAATTTCAGATACCAAAGGTTAGTAGTTAGTACGAACTTATCTGTACGAACTTATCAAACACACATACAATTTTATCTGCGAGTATGAACTCAAAAGAGTCTCCACCCGAATAATTTGAGTTTTGTGTCCATGAATGAAGAACTTTGACTTCAACcttccaaataattttaaatggcTTGACATTGTTCAAACGGCTTGACATTGTTCAAATGGCTTGACATTGTTCAAGCCAGTGATTTCATTGGATGTAACCATAGCCATATCAGTCTCTCTTTGCTTTTTTTGTGAGGTGTAGAGAAATGTTTAGGTGACGGAAGATTATTTATAGTGATTTGGTACTAAATGTTAGGTATAATGAGGATCGAAAGATATATTCCGATTTCCATAATCTATTGACTTGTTAGCTATAtttgatttgcatattttttagGAACCGTTATATGAAGTTAAGATATGAAATCTAATGAATGTAGATGGGAAGCTGATTAATAGGGAGCTTGttggtttgatcaaaaaaaaggGAGCTTGTTGGTAAGGAAGAAAAtcgtataaaaatatattcagttttcaaatataaaagAATAAGGAAAATATAGTAACCGAGTTAAGttttttaaatagatataattagatatacatatacatatacaactatttatttaaaagctAATATATAAATGAACATATTAATATCTCTACATATACGTGTATGATTTCTACGTTTAGGTATGATAATCAAAAGACAAAACTTATCTAATCTATAATGGTGAAACGGTTCTAATCTCCATATTATAAAAGCTTATATGCTTGACAATATTGTGTTCATAATGGGAGGACAATATTGTGTTCATAATTGCAGGTTTCTGaaagtttataatataataaagtgaTTTCAGATCGTATGCCATATTACAGATACAAATGTACGATAGATATAAgtcctgttcgtttggttgccgcaggtttcggcgtcagcggcagcgtcaatgaggacagttgttgttcgttttgcagACGCTGATGCTGCCGCTGCCGCTGCCGCATACTATATCGCGACCGCAGATTTTATCGGCGTCAGCCGCAGGACACGGCGTTCGGACGCGGCGTCAGACGCAGTTTCCTGCGTCAACGAAACGAACAAGAGTTGACGCAGAatgttgacgctgccgctgccgccggtacctgcggcaaccaaacgaacagccctATCATGAAAAAGTGTATCAAATGTTTGGTTGTTTAGTAAGATTGAGATAGACAATATATGAATTAATTTGAATGTGTTATGTTGCAGTTAATGATCTGAACAGAAGCAAACACAGAAGAATTTGTTATGTTACATCTTACGTACAGACTTTTCTTGGACAGCAAGATAGTCTAGACACCAGGTTTGCTTCACTTATGTACGTAAGATGTAATCTATAGATAAGAGTTCTGTactgtatattaattttaatatacaaCCAACGGttcattaataatttaatttagacTTACAACACCGGTTTTGTTCTATAACCCGGTGTTGgtctgatttaaaaatattttggttaaatcATTAAGTAGCGTGTATGTAATATTATTGTAACACTCTAGAAAAGGTCCAAAAGTTAATGACAACTTTCAATGATAGATAAAAAATgggattctattttaataaattagatgTAACTAGATCAAGTTGAATATGTATCTACTATTCTAGATCAAgtagaatatattttatattactgaataaaatattacttaatgtttagtttaaaattaggaaaattatcttaaataactctttttaagtttttgtcacaaaaatggcactcaagaaagaaaatgaccaaaataacccatttttagtttgaaatttttaatttttatttttaatttttaaaatttgaaaccctatcTCTAAAATCTcaccaccccttaactctaaacctaaatctaaattaattaataaaatttattttggtcattttcttcattgaaggctatttttgtgacaaaaactttaaaaatgatATCCTAagaaatttttcttaaaattttatatatatatatatatatatatttcccctttcttatatctaacaaaaatatttaatattatttaaattttatcaaaatatttattatgattaAGATCTAAATCTAGATATTATACTATTCGATATGCATTTAAGAGAACTAACaatagtatttaaaatatatatgcacacaataaaaatataataattatattttcattgtaAAATTTGGTAAATACAAAGCAAAGTTGGACATTATGCAtatgaattaattttttatgtcattcaaataaaaaaaatatattgaattatatTTATGATAGCTCAAAGCTAATGTTACATGTTATCAATGTTATCAATTGGAGGAAATAAAGATGAGAGGTTGATTAGAGTATGCCGCTGCTGCAGACGTTGTTAGTCTCTCATCagttaacattttaaaatagacAATAGAGAACAAACCCACCGGTTCTGCGCGATCCTCCACGTATCTAAACCTCTTCCACTCATCCTCCACGTGTCCATTTCTTTCCTCTCTTTTATCTTCCCTCGACGCTCAAAACTGTTCACTTGCCACATTTTCCCGAgcaaaagaaaaccaaaacgCATCTTGTCTTCTCAGAAAGGACCTTACGCAAACCCCGAAACCATGTCTGGAGGTGTCGGTCCGACTTATAACGACATAGCCTTGCCAAAAGACGAATACCATCACGCTGTCGGAAAAACCACCGGATTCTTTTCGTTCCGGCAACTAAACGTCCTTGCAATAATCCTCGTCCTCTCCGCAAGCGGTCTCGTCACAATAATAGATTTTCTATTCGCACTCCTCACCTTCAtctacttcttcttcatcgcCAAAGTAGTCTTCCCTCCACACGAGAATCCGAACCGAGACGCGCCTCTCACAAGCTCCACCAACAAGTTTTTCCGTTTCTATGTAGCTTGCGCGGGGATCGTCGGGCTCTTACTTCCCATCTGCTACATCTTCGAAGGACTCCTAGAGGACGATAAACGCGGTGTGAGCGCAGCTGCTCCGCACGTGTTCCTTCTGGCGAGTCAGGTTTTCATGGAGGGATTAGCGGCCACGTTTGGCTTCTCTTCTCCGGCTCGGATCCTCGTACCGATCGTTTACAACGCTAGGAGGGTCCTTACTCTCGTGGAGTGGATTATGGACGAGTTCTCAAGGGAATCTCCGGCGTCTGCCACGGGGGTGGGGACGGTTTCGGAGCGGCGTATGTTTGCCGGGAAAGTTTTGTCGGCGGTGAACTTAGGGGTTTGGTCGTTTAATCTCTTTGGTGTTCTGATCCCGGTTTATCTACCGAGAGCTTTCAAAAGGTATTACGGCTCCAGCAAGGAGAATTGAGTCTGGTTAAAAGACCAATTCCAGCTTTTGTTGTTTAATTAGTCCGGTTCGGTTGTAGGATTAACCGTGATCTAAAAGTGAACTCAAGGGTTTTGTTGTTCAATCTCTTTGGTTATGTGATACCGGTTTATCTCCTGGTAGCTTTAGAATAATGTATTAGCCGGTTTAATCACCCAGCTTTTGTTATCTTTCCTCTTTTACAATCTTTTATGAATTCAGTTTCAGTGATTCTTGTTTTTGTCAGAGTTCTTTTTATAGAGCAATCACCATCTCAGTTCAAAATACTTCCGTAGGGATACTAACATAAAAGAAacgaaatataatttttatttcacaACGATCGATATATCAATGTAACGAGATGAAATAATATTCCAAGGTTCCTAATTACATCAGTACAGAGGTTGTTCTTACAACAATTGCAAAACCAAAGCTAACTAGCTTACTTATTCACTTATTCAGTGTATAATATAAGTTGTCAGAACCCACTCTCTTACCTTTGTCTTCACCATCTCACTGAGCCATGTTcaatggttttgttttgttatataggttcttttatatatatagtctttGGTAATGTAAAAGAAGCTACTTTTGTTAGCCGACTTAAGATCGTAACCCCGGGAAGAAACTCCAGCTGTTTCCTGCGACTTTCTCACTATTCTCTTCCTTCGTGTTATCAAATTTGAATTCTTTGCTAGATCCAACCGACGAGGAACTGAGCTGATGAATCCTCTGCTGCTCGGTCAATCTATCTATATCTGACAATCTCTCTATGCTTCTTCTCTCATCTATCTCAATCCGGTCATTGTTGTTCATTCTGTCATGTGATCTGTTCAGCTTGCTAGCAAGACAACGTGCAACGTCCTCACCTGTTAACTCAAACGAGACTCTGTGATCCGCTACAATGACTTCAGACCCGTGATCCGAATTAGCCAGAGACTCGACCTCAGAGATCTGTGGCCATGCAGTGTTGTTTCCAGAAACCATCCCAGGACCATTTGGTGTCAATGCGCCTGAACCCATCCCTGAACCGTGGCCAACAGGAGTGATTGATCCAGAACCAAACCTGGATCCCCATTTACGAGCAGTGAAATGCTCAAAACCAAGGAACTTTGGAGGCTCACCGATACGAAACTCAACCATGGGCGATTTACCGGGGTAAGGAGAAGATGTACCGGAGTTTGAAACCACTGAGCCAGGGGAGATTAAGTTACCGCCACCAGGACTCCCCGGACACACTTGGTTAGACCGAAACTCGTAATGTGAAGACGAGAACTTTTGATTCGTCCCGCTGCTATCCCTCCGAGTAAGCTCCAAGGAAGATGTAAGCAACTGAGCAAAGGGAACTTCAGGGGAAGAAGGCGTGGTTATATGGAGTGATGATTCCGGAGGTGGAGTGAATGAGGCAGTGGATGGTTCGGTTATCAATGCGGAGAAGACCGGAGGAGTGACGGGTTGAGTTTCGTTAGCATATGGTCCAGCAGAGAAGACGGACTGAGGTTCCTTAGGGGAGAATGTATTGCTTGTAAGAGAGAGTGGACCAACAGGGGTATGAGAGACAGATGAGGAATCAGACTGAAGAAACGAAGCTGGAGATGACGGAGGTGCTATCGAAGTGGTTGAGTTTTGGATTGAAATCGCCGGAGCTCCAGATGCAATGGGTTCAGGTACTAGGACGGCGTTACCAATCCGTGTGTTGTTCTTTTGAGATCCAAAACAGGAGTTTAAGCTCCAGCAGTTTCCCCACCTTCTCTTCTGTAAAAGTCAAACACCAAGAAATTAGATTCCCCCTACTGTTTCACCAAAGTAGTTTGAAATAAAGAGAGAACATAACTATTATGAACATGACTTTACAAAGTACATCTCTTTATTATTGACCTTTGTAATCATGAACTGAATGCTATTATGACCTTGTAAAGCCAATCAGATTGAAAAAGGCCAATAATTTACCTTTATCAAGCAACCAAAcaagtgtctttttttttttttacctttacGAGGATATAAAGTAGTAAAAGATCATCATCAAAGTCGTGACACCAAGAATATAAAAAGGTAAATCACGCAAACTGAATCTTACCCGCTCTGATCTACAATCATGATCTTAGTCTGTGCAAATCATTTTCAATCAAAAAGCTACAGATCTCGGAATCACGATCTGAGAGTTTCGGACAACACTAGTGATCTGTATTAGACACATTTCGAACTCAGAAAAtcaataaaagaagaagaatacctGAACAGACGAGGGCTGAACACGAGACTCGGCGGTGACGATGGCGGTAGCGGCTGCGTTCACAGTCTCAACGCTGTTTCTCATCTTCGACTCAGATTCACCCACAATCACATTAAGATTTACTCTACTCACACACCGCTGCTACTCTACTTGGATCTCgaaagaaaaattaaactagaaagggaaaaaaaaagaaaaaaaggtaaaTCAAAAGCAAAGTGTTTGTGTATAATGAATGATATGAGATTTGGGAGTCGCTCTCTCATCTCTCCCGAAAGGGTCCCACTCTTTCTCTCCCGTCGTTATCTTGTCCAGCTTTCATTCAATTTTCCACATGCTCTTGCCACGTCATCAGTATACACAGTTCCATCCCACGCGCTTTCCTTTTTCCCtttcttatttttatgtaaaaatgaTTTATCATTTTTCCATCATTGTGCACAATCTCGataaatactttttattaatttataaaaaattcaatttaatatattcaaaaattcaatttaattatttatatttataattaaataatttttcaaaaaattctttttgttttaaagtaaatatttggagttataaaaacatatatacaatggaatgtaaatatgttttagatataatctgatatataatactaaaatatttttaaatttcaaaaattaatgtaaataaaagaaaaaaatttaatttaattaaatttatataaagtttgaatatattaatcactagtttatattttaataatgtataaaaaaaataaaattattttatttatttattgaactGTTTCATATTTTAACTCAGTCCAATTTAACCAATAAatgtattaatttatcaaaaattaatttGCAGAATTTGTATTGTTGAGTTTTGGTTACAAGTAACTATTGGTCCATTTTCGTTTTTTAATAACTTGCAATTACTAACAAATTGCCGCTAGTAAATCTTAATTATTGACAACAACGACAACATAATTTAGTTGTATTTGTTCAATTAGAAATAAAATGTAAGTATATTTCTAGAACTTTAATAACGTTGTCTAGTGGCTATTTTTAGTTTCTTTATTAGTTAAATTCTTAATGTAAACCTTTCATATGGATGAATATAcagtaaaaaaagaagaaaatattacTGTGCCAAGAGTTGACCAAGCCTTATGAACTGCATATGCCATTTGGGATGGGGACCGATTATAGCCGATCATCATTGGAACTCCCATGTGACTCATCTAAATTTGTGTTTCTTATTCTTCATTTTAACGTCTGTTGCATTATTTCACgcggagaaaaaaataattttgaattgCAGTTTTCTTGTCAACTGTTTCTAAACTTTACTTTTTAGTTCACAGTATATTAGTGTTTTTATGGTCTGATGAACTTTTGTTTATAGTCAATGGAAAAATAACTTAGATATATGAAAGAGAAAGGCcggataaaaaaataaaaaataaataaccgcACGTGCGCACACCATTTTGTGTGTGAAACtctttttatattaatagattttagggaaaattgtttttttagagaaaaaaatgataactatgtcattttaaactaatatctattttgtgttatttttttctataatactttttaatatttttgaaaataaatttaataaatagttttacaaacaaaaaaattagaaaaatagtaactattgataaaatacctatatgaacttagtggtatttttcagttctaaaaatatttaaatcataatttttagatttttttctaaataaaattgaaatgacattctacgaagtagaaaacaaaatccacttttttcattgaatctacaatgtttagaatacatgatctacgtaaataagagtattctaaaaatatttataatacacattccgcgcttaacctaccgatctaaaatctttagaaatcaaaatctacactttaatataaatctaaaacacgtagaaaTCGACAtctacagatttactgtaaatctaaaacatgtagaaatcaaaatctacacattactataattctaaaaacctgtagaaatcggtttctacaaattagttgtattctacggataagaaatcgtttcctaaaaatatggaaacaaaatatttgggaatattcactttcatattttgaaaaaaaccaatttaaaaaaaaaacaaaacaaaaacgaaaaaaaacgTGGTAACCTTCTTCTCACGCCGTcttctatattccattgattgttcacaaaatttcacattatttctaccaAATAAACGTGAAATTGAGTGAGTTAGGGTTTATGAACTTGAGACTTTGATTTTCTCCCCCTTTGTTCGTGAAGGAGATGAGAAATTATGGGTTTCATCTCAAAAaaatcgagtttaaagagttgaaatcgTGTTTGGTCAGATCAAATAAAGTGTGAATCAAACCGGATATAACCGAAGAAAACCAGGAAATCGATTTGGAATACTTACCTGGGCAAGAGATCGATCGGTCTATAAttcgagatcggtcgatctgtatgAAATCTACCTTtgccgatcgagtgaaatggaccaggtcgatcagtatatgctccgcgtttttttgttctgcataatgatcaagatcgatcgatccgttcgaCCTTGTAAtttcggatcgatcgatcccgctaGATCGAAtccattatttattatatttaaaaattacaattttaagggcattatggcctttttgaaaataattagcctaatgagac
This genomic stretch from Brassica napus cultivar Da-Ae chromosome C9, Da-Ae, whole genome shotgun sequence harbors:
- the LOC106392080 gene encoding uncharacterized protein LOC106392080, whose translation is MSGGVGPTYNDIALPKDEYHHAVGKTTGFFSFRQLNVLAIILVLSASGLVTIIDFLFALLTFIYFFFIAKVVFPPHENPNRDAPLTSSTNKFFRFYVACAGIVGLLLPICYIFEGLLEDDKRGVSAAAPHVFLLASQVFMEGLAATFGFSSPARILVPIVYNARRVLTLVEWIMDEFSRESPASATGVGTVSERRMFAGKVLSAVNLGVWSFNLFGVLIPVYLPRAFKRYYGSSKEN
- the LOC106392079 gene encoding uncharacterized protein LOC106392079, which codes for MRNSVETVNAAATAIVTAESRVQPSSVQKRRWGNCWSLNSCFGSQKNNTRIGNAVLVPEPIASGAPAISIQNSTTSIAPPSSPASFLQSDSSSVSHTPVGPLSLTSNTFSPKEPQSVFSAGPYANETQPVTPPVFSALITEPSTASFTPPPESSLHITTPSSPEVPFAQLLTSSLELTRRDSSGTNQKFSSSHYEFRSNQVCPGSPGGGNLISPGSVVSNSGTSSPYPGKSPMVEFRIGEPPKFLGFEHFTARKWGSRFGSGSITPVGHGSGMGSGALTPNGPGMVSGNNTAWPQISEVESLANSDHGSEVIVADHRVSFELTGEDVARCLASKLNRSHDRMNNNDRIEIDERRSIERLSDIDRLTEQQRIHQLSSSSVGSSKEFKFDNTKEENSEKVAGNSWSFFPGLRS